In Paraburkholderia terrae, a genomic segment contains:
- a CDS encoding penicillin acylase family protein, translated as MQARHTLAVIFACAALGALSVQPARADSAPDETITVEGLSRPTDILIDKWGVPHIFAQNEHDAFFVQGFNAARDRMFQIDLWRRRGLGELAEVFGPAYVEQDKATRLFLYRGDMAVEWQRYGPDAKPVATRFAAGVNAYIDWLAAHPDRLPYEFRKVGYWPAKWSADDVVRIRSHGLTRNLESEVARAKVTCKSTLDADSIRFGLQPQWQPHMPEGLDPCLPDDVLKVFNLATQNVRVTRDSLKSADAATTVIAAADNPEEVTEGSNNWVIAPDKSATGRAIMANDPHRAYAAPSLRYIQQISAPTLDLIGGGEPSAPGVSIGHNGAIAFGLTIFNIDQEDLYVYELNPANPHEYRYKERWEPMRIVREQIAVRGGQPVTADLAFTRHGPVIYTEDAKHRAFAVRTAWLAPGMSPYFDSVRYMRAKNYAQFKNDLSTWGAPTVNQVYADTHGDIGWVPSGLAPKRPNWDGLLPVPGDGRYEWAGFWPRDDMPSAFNPKQGYFTTSNEMNLPDDYPAAQRKLGFEWTNGSRHQRIDEVLKASPKVSIEDSERLQNDDVSIPARRLVALLAPLSSDDADTRAALALLKGWDAQMGANSPQAALEEVWLSRHLGRAFKEAVLPKAAADAFGAPDTAVMLDTLEHPDARFGDNAQGKRDTVLLTSLGDAYREMVRLQGTDASAWQWGKLQTNLNAHPFADLVDADMRAKLNVGPTGKGGSAYTPNQSTYRASDFRETNGPSFRVIVDVGNWDNSRAVNLPGESGDPDNPHFRDLAQMWLDGEYFPLLYTRAAVEQATEKRIHLVPGTSTR; from the coding sequence GTGCAGGCAAGACACACTCTCGCGGTCATATTTGCATGCGCGGCGCTCGGCGCGCTGTCCGTTCAACCGGCGCGCGCGGACAGCGCACCCGACGAAACGATCACAGTGGAAGGCCTGTCACGCCCCACCGATATCCTCATCGACAAATGGGGCGTGCCGCATATCTTTGCGCAGAACGAACACGACGCGTTCTTCGTGCAGGGCTTCAACGCCGCGCGCGACCGGATGTTCCAGATCGACTTGTGGCGCCGACGCGGTCTCGGCGAACTCGCCGAAGTGTTCGGCCCTGCCTACGTCGAACAGGACAAGGCGACGCGGCTCTTTCTGTATCGCGGCGACATGGCGGTGGAGTGGCAACGCTACGGTCCCGACGCGAAGCCGGTCGCGACGCGTTTCGCAGCGGGCGTGAATGCGTATATCGACTGGCTCGCCGCGCATCCGGACCGCTTGCCGTACGAGTTTCGCAAAGTCGGCTACTGGCCCGCGAAGTGGTCCGCCGACGACGTGGTACGCATCCGCAGTCACGGCCTCACGCGCAATCTGGAGAGCGAAGTGGCGCGCGCGAAGGTCACGTGCAAAAGCACACTCGATGCGGATTCGATCCGCTTCGGATTGCAACCGCAGTGGCAGCCGCACATGCCCGAAGGACTCGATCCCTGCCTGCCCGACGACGTCCTGAAGGTCTTCAACCTCGCCACGCAAAACGTACGCGTGACGCGTGACTCGTTGAAGAGCGCCGACGCAGCGACAACCGTGATCGCCGCCGCCGACAATCCCGAGGAAGTCACAGAAGGCAGCAACAACTGGGTGATCGCGCCGGACAAATCGGCGACGGGCCGCGCGATCATGGCGAACGATCCGCACCGCGCCTATGCCGCGCCGAGCCTGCGCTACATCCAGCAGATCAGCGCGCCGACGCTCGACCTGATCGGCGGCGGCGAGCCGTCGGCGCCTGGCGTTTCGATCGGACATAACGGCGCGATTGCGTTCGGTCTCACGATCTTCAACATCGATCAGGAAGACCTGTACGTCTATGAACTGAATCCCGCGAACCCTCACGAATACCGATACAAGGAGCGCTGGGAGCCGATGCGCATCGTGCGCGAACAGATCGCCGTGCGCGGCGGCCAGCCCGTTACCGCGGACCTCGCGTTCACGCGGCATGGTCCCGTGATCTACACGGAAGATGCGAAGCATCGCGCGTTTGCCGTACGCACCGCGTGGCTCGCGCCGGGCATGTCGCCTTACTTCGATTCCGTGCGCTACATGCGCGCGAAAAACTACGCGCAGTTCAAGAACGATCTGTCGACATGGGGTGCGCCGACCGTCAATCAGGTCTATGCGGACACGCATGGCGACATCGGCTGGGTGCCGAGTGGTCTCGCGCCCAAGCGTCCGAACTGGGACGGCCTGCTGCCCGTGCCAGGCGACGGACGCTATGAATGGGCCGGCTTCTGGCCGCGCGACGACATGCCTTCCGCGTTCAATCCGAAGCAAGGCTATTTCACCACGTCGAACGAAATGAATTTGCCCGACGACTACCCCGCTGCGCAGCGCAAGCTCGGCTTCGAATGGACCAACGGCTCGCGCCATCAACGCATCGACGAAGTGCTGAAGGCGTCGCCGAAAGTGTCGATCGAAGACAGCGAGCGTCTGCAGAACGACGACGTGTCGATTCCCGCGCGGCGGCTCGTCGCATTGCTCGCGCCGCTGTCATCCGACGATGCCGACACACGCGCCGCGCTCGCGCTGCTCAAGGGCTGGGACGCGCAGATGGGCGCGAATTCGCCGCAAGCCGCGCTGGAAGAAGTGTGGCTGTCGCGCCATCTCGGCCGCGCGTTCAAGGAAGCGGTGTTGCCCAAGGCCGCCGCCGATGCGTTCGGCGCACCCGACACAGCCGTGATGCTCGATACACTCGAACATCCCGACGCGCGCTTCGGCGACAACGCGCAAGGCAAGCGCGACACTGTGCTGCTGACGAGCCTGGGCGACGCGTATCGCGAGATGGTCCGCCTGCAAGGCACCGACGCGAGCGCATGGCAATGGGGCAAGCTGCAGACCAACCTCAACGCGCATCCGTTCGCCGATCTCGTCGACGCCGACATGCGCGCGAAGCTGAACGTCGGACCGACGGGCAAAGGCGGCAGCGCCTACACGCCCAACCAGTCGACGTATCGCGCGAGCGACTTCCGCGAGACCAACGGCCCGTCGTTTCGCGTGATCGTCGATGTCGGCAACTGGGACAACTCGCGTGCCGTGAATCTGCCCGGCGAATCGGGCGATCCCGACAACCCGCACTTTCGCGACCTCGCGCAGATGTGGCTGGACGGCGAGTATTTCCCGCTGCTCTACACGCGCGCCGCCGTCGAACAGGCGACGGAAAAGCGCATTCATCTCGTGCCCGGCACATCGACGCGATGA
- a CDS encoding nucleoside hydrolase, with protein MKRLFVTMSCAVMLSGCGGNGVARAAPKVIVDSDYNTLSDDGQLGVMAAQLQAQGKIEVLGITVVSGNQWLKQGVADALKSMERLGVGDRIGVYAGANYALAHPNSEIRQELARFPSGDGYLGAWSTPEPTSDAQLVAPPDGFATHTKVQSKSAVDFIVDSVKANPNQVTILAIGPLTNIALAARQHPEIVPMIKQIVYMGGAIDVPGNTTATAEFNWWFDPEAAREVLRLPIKQTVVPLDVTDTVKMDKAVYDRIAHDPTRQTIITQLFKQLNGYGFDGKNGFETNPNYTTDVWDTLTIAWLMDPSFATQTEERWVDVDTSFGANDGKATGYASSPPAGLQKMTIIKRFDNARFFDFYVDLLTRPVPVKLP; from the coding sequence TTGAAGCGACTTTTCGTCACGATGTCATGCGCGGTCATGCTGTCGGGCTGCGGCGGAAATGGCGTTGCGCGTGCCGCGCCGAAGGTGATCGTCGATAGCGACTACAACACGCTGAGCGACGACGGTCAGCTTGGCGTGATGGCCGCGCAATTGCAGGCGCAGGGCAAGATCGAGGTGCTTGGCATCACAGTCGTGTCGGGCAACCAGTGGCTCAAGCAAGGTGTCGCCGACGCGTTGAAGTCGATGGAACGGCTCGGCGTTGGAGACCGCATCGGCGTGTATGCGGGCGCGAATTACGCGCTGGCGCATCCCAATTCGGAAATCCGGCAGGAACTCGCGCGGTTCCCCAGCGGCGACGGCTATCTGGGCGCATGGAGTACACCGGAGCCGACTTCCGATGCTCAACTCGTCGCACCGCCTGACGGCTTCGCAACGCATACGAAAGTGCAGAGCAAAAGCGCGGTGGACTTCATCGTCGATAGCGTGAAGGCGAACCCGAACCAGGTGACGATACTCGCGATCGGTCCGCTGACGAACATCGCGCTCGCGGCAAGACAGCATCCCGAAATCGTGCCGATGATCAAGCAGATCGTCTACATGGGCGGCGCGATCGACGTGCCGGGCAACACCACGGCGACGGCCGAATTCAACTGGTGGTTCGATCCCGAAGCGGCACGAGAAGTGCTGCGTTTGCCGATCAAACAAACCGTGGTTCCCCTCGACGTGACCGACACCGTGAAGATGGATAAAGCCGTCTACGACCGCATCGCGCACGATCCGACCAGACAGACCATCATCACGCAACTGTTCAAGCAGTTGAACGGCTATGGTTTCGACGGCAAGAACGGCTTCGAAACCAACCCGAACTACACGACCGACGTTTGGGACACGCTCACGATTGCCTGGCTGATGGACCCGAGCTTCGCGACGCAGACGGAAGAACGCTGGGTCGACGTCGATACGAGCTTCGGCGCGAACGACGGCAAGGCGACGGGGTACGCAAGCTCGCCGCCGGCAGGGCTGCAGAAGATGACGATCATCAAGCGTTTCGATAACGCACGTTTTTTCGATTTCTATGTCGATCTGCTGACGCGGCCAGTGCCCGTGAAGTTGCCGTGA
- a CDS encoding alcohol dehydrogenase, with protein MRKMRAVQVSGPGGALELVERDVPAPGAGQVLIKVQACGICHSDSLTKEGQWPGLQYPRVPGHEVAGVIDTVGAGVEGWKAGERVGVGWHGGHCGHCANCRRGYFVVCEKGQVPGISYDGGYADYLVAPVEALARMPAELNDVDAAPLLCAGITTFNALRNSGARAGEVVAILGIGGLGHLGVQFARHMGFNTVAIARGEDKAPLAKQLGAHHYIDSRSQNPADALKALGGASVILATVTNADAMTATLGGLALNGKLIILGVADKPIEVPPVQFIMGRNAVQGWPSGSSADSEDTLAFSALADVKPMIETYPIERAAEAYDRMMSGAARFRVVLTMN; from the coding sequence ATGCGAAAGATGAGAGCGGTACAGGTGAGCGGGCCGGGCGGCGCGCTGGAACTCGTGGAGCGTGACGTGCCGGCGCCCGGCGCGGGCCAGGTATTGATCAAGGTGCAGGCGTGCGGCATCTGCCACAGCGATTCGCTGACCAAGGAGGGCCAGTGGCCGGGCCTGCAGTATCCGCGCGTGCCGGGGCATGAAGTCGCGGGCGTGATCGATACGGTGGGTGCGGGCGTCGAAGGATGGAAAGCGGGCGAGCGCGTGGGCGTGGGTTGGCACGGCGGACATTGCGGCCATTGCGCGAATTGCCGGCGCGGTTATTTCGTCGTGTGCGAAAAGGGCCAGGTGCCGGGCATCAGCTACGACGGCGGCTATGCCGATTACCTCGTTGCGCCCGTCGAGGCGCTGGCGCGCATGCCTGCAGAACTCAACGACGTGGACGCCGCGCCGCTGCTTTGCGCGGGCATCACCACGTTCAACGCGTTGCGCAACAGCGGCGCGCGCGCGGGCGAGGTGGTCGCGATTCTCGGTATCGGCGGGCTGGGGCATCTTGGCGTGCAGTTCGCGCGGCACATGGGCTTCAACACGGTTGCGATCGCGCGCGGCGAGGACAAGGCGCCGCTCGCGAAGCAACTCGGCGCGCATCACTACATCGACAGCCGCTCGCAGAATCCCGCCGATGCGCTCAAGGCGCTGGGCGGAGCGTCGGTCATTCTCGCGACGGTGACCAACGCCGACGCGATGACGGCCACGCTCGGCGGCCTCGCGCTCAACGGCAAGCTGATCATCCTCGGCGTCGCGGACAAGCCGATCGAAGTGCCGCCTGTCCAGTTCATCATGGGGCGCAATGCGGTGCAGGGCTGGCCGTCGGGTTCGTCGGCCGATTCCGAGGACACGCTCGCGTTCAGCGCGCTCGCCGACGTCAAGCCGATGATCGAAACGTATCCGATCGAACGTGCCGCCGAAGCGTACGACCGCATGATGAGCGGCGCCGCGCGCTTTCGTGTCGTGCTGACGATGAACTAG
- a CDS encoding DUF3348 domain-containing protein — protein sequence MVQAPQRTAVSGPTLVRLLARLTAADVPASSQSLSDQLSQWLGWTDAIALSTALNSAPPAVASGARGAGSVEHECARVRASLADAIAGDSMLAPRRRRSAAQVHAQNAQQPEAEANYADFRQCYLALQQSMETRIGSLRGRLRSMVAAQTSEMTRLAVVDAIMERSLGARERSLFGAVPGLLSGHFERLRQTAQDEQDALDAVATTATSAESQVAAARPGAWLDVFRKDMQSVLLAELDIRFQPVEGLLAALRIS from the coding sequence ATGGTTCAAGCCCCTCAGCGTACGGCGGTCAGCGGTCCGACGCTCGTCCGTCTGCTCGCGCGCCTGACTGCCGCCGACGTTCCCGCCTCCAGTCAGTCGCTGTCGGACCAGTTGAGCCAATGGCTCGGCTGGACAGACGCGATTGCGTTGTCGACGGCGCTCAACAGTGCGCCGCCTGCCGTCGCGTCCGGCGCGCGGGGCGCGGGCAGCGTCGAGCACGAGTGCGCGCGCGTGCGCGCGTCGCTGGCGGACGCGATTGCCGGTGACAGCATGCTCGCGCCGCGCCGGCGGCGCAGCGCCGCGCAGGTACACGCGCAGAATGCGCAGCAGCCGGAAGCGGAAGCCAATTACGCGGACTTTCGCCAGTGCTATCTGGCGTTGCAGCAGTCGATGGAAACGCGCATCGGCAGTCTGCGCGGCCGGCTGCGCAGCATGGTGGCGGCACAGACGTCGGAGATGACGCGGCTCGCGGTGGTCGACGCGATCATGGAGCGGTCGCTCGGCGCGCGCGAGCGCAGCCTGTTCGGCGCGGTGCCGGGTCTGCTCAGCGGTCATTTCGAGCGCCTGCGCCAAACCGCGCAGGACGAGCAGGACGCTCTGGACGCTGTGGCTACTACGGCCACGTCAGCCGAGAGTCAAGTCGCTGCGGCCCGGCCCGGCGCGTGGCTAGACGTGTTCCGCAAGGACATGCAGAGCGTGTTGCTTGCCGAACTCGATATTCGTTTTCAACCGGTCGAAGGGTTGCTGGCTGCCCTTCGCATCAGCTAA
- a CDS encoding DUF802 domain-containing protein yields the protein MSRYRIDFVVVFLVGLVVAGWVGAGYVVSNPLALAVTLLVAGCYVAGALELQRYQEATATLTRALAELSEAPSRLGVWLERLHPGLRNPVRLRIEGERVALPGPALTPYLVGLLVLLGMLGTLLGMVTTLRGTGAALESATDLQAIRASLAAPVKGLGFAFGTSIAGVATSAMLGLLSALCRRERALAAQLLDTKIATTLRAFSQSQKRDETFKLLQRQADTMPVLVDRLQTMMTAIEQQSLSLNERLISNQHAFHGRTEAAYARLVSTVAQSLKDSAAESARAASAALQPAMEATMTGHAREMASLRETVEHAVQRQLDGLTTGFDASTANVAKLWNEALAGHRSASESLAQDLRVSLEGFSQTFEQRSTTLLDGVSARLDTTAGQVSSAAESARAAGAALQPAMEATMAAHALEMASLRETVEQAVQRQLDGLSSGFESTTANVANLWSEALEGHRSASESLAKDLRASLEGYTQTFEQRSTALLDGVSTRLDATAGQVSQAWTHALTQQERTSEKLAEHNRDALTTAASAFEQHSAALLRAVDQSHAGLQAELASRDQQRLDAWSASLETVAATLSQKWDETGERTASRQQEICDTLAQTARDISAQTQAHASGTIAEISRLVEAASEAPRAAAEVVAELRQKLSDSMVRDTAMLEERSRLLATLETLLDAVNHASTEQRTAVDALVATSAGLLERVGTQFNDKVETETRKLGDVAAQVAGSAVEVASLGEAFGMGVRLFGESNDKLMAHLHRIEAALDKSLLRSDEQLAYYVAQAREVIDLSMLSQKQIVEDLQQLAGQRASAGADAA from the coding sequence ATGTCCAGATATCGCATTGATTTTGTCGTTGTTTTTCTCGTAGGTCTGGTTGTAGCCGGTTGGGTCGGCGCCGGCTATGTCGTGTCGAATCCGCTGGCGCTCGCTGTCACGCTGCTGGTCGCCGGCTGTTATGTGGCGGGCGCGCTGGAACTGCAGCGCTATCAGGAGGCCACCGCGACGCTCACGCGCGCGCTCGCGGAACTGTCCGAGGCGCCGTCCCGGCTCGGCGTCTGGCTCGAACGTCTGCATCCCGGTTTGCGCAACCCGGTGCGCCTGCGCATCGAAGGCGAGCGCGTTGCGTTGCCGGGGCCGGCGCTCACGCCGTACCTCGTCGGGCTGCTGGTGCTGCTCGGCATGCTGGGCACGCTGCTCGGCATGGTGACGACGCTGCGCGGCACGGGCGCCGCGCTCGAAAGCGCGACGGATCTGCAGGCGATCCGCGCGTCGCTGGCCGCGCCCGTCAAGGGCTTGGGCTTTGCGTTCGGCACGTCGATTGCGGGCGTGGCGACCTCGGCGATGCTCGGCTTGCTGTCGGCGTTGTGCCGCCGCGAGCGCGCTCTCGCCGCGCAGTTGCTCGACACGAAGATCGCGACCACGTTGCGCGCCTTCTCGCAGAGCCAGAAGCGTGACGAGACCTTCAAACTGCTGCAGCGCCAGGCGGACACGATGCCCGTGCTGGTCGACCGCCTTCAGACGATGATGACGGCCATCGAGCAGCAGAGCCTCTCGCTCAACGAGCGGCTGATCTCGAACCAGCACGCCTTTCATGGACGCACGGAAGCGGCGTACGCGCGGCTGGTGTCGACGGTTGCGCAGTCGTTGAAGGACAGCGCGGCGGAAAGCGCCCGCGCGGCGAGCGCGGCGTTGCAGCCGGCGATGGAAGCCACGATGACCGGCCATGCGCGCGAGATGGCGTCGCTGCGCGAGACCGTCGAGCATGCGGTGCAGCGTCAGCTGGACGGTTTGACGACGGGCTTCGACGCGTCCACTGCGAACGTTGCGAAGCTATGGAACGAGGCGCTCGCAGGACACCGGAGCGCAAGCGAGTCGCTCGCACAGGATCTGCGCGTGTCGCTGGAAGGCTTCAGCCAGACTTTCGAGCAACGCTCGACCACGCTGCTGGACGGCGTCTCGGCACGCCTCGACACGACGGCGGGCCAGGTGTCGAGCGCGGCGGAAAGCGCGCGCGCGGCGGGCGCGGCCTTGCAGCCGGCGATGGAAGCCACCATGGCCGCTCACGCGCTCGAAATGGCTTCGCTGCGCGAAACCGTCGAGCAGGCGGTGCAGCGTCAACTGGACGGCCTGTCGAGTGGCTTCGAGTCGACCACGGCGAACGTGGCGAATCTGTGGAGCGAGGCGCTCGAAGGACACCGGAGCGCCAGCGAGTCGCTCGCGAAGGATCTGCGCGCATCGCTGGAAGGCTACACGCAGACTTTCGAGCAGCGCTCGACGGCCCTGCTGGACGGTGTGTCGACGCGCCTCGATGCAACGGCGGGACAGGTTTCTCAAGCCTGGACCCATGCACTGACCCAGCAGGAGCGCACCAGCGAAAAGCTCGCGGAACACAACCGCGACGCGCTCACGACGGCGGCATCCGCCTTCGAACAACATTCGGCAGCGCTGTTGCGCGCCGTCGATCAGTCGCATGCCGGTTTGCAGGCCGAACTGGCGTCGCGCGACCAGCAGCGTCTGGACGCATGGAGTGCATCGCTCGAAACGGTCGCGGCGACGTTGAGCCAGAAGTGGGACGAAACGGGCGAGCGCACCGCGAGCCGCCAGCAGGAAATCTGCGACACGCTCGCACAGACCGCGCGCGATATCTCGGCGCAGACGCAGGCTCACGCGAGCGGCACGATCGCGGAAATTTCGCGGCTCGTCGAGGCCGCGTCGGAAGCGCCGCGCGCGGCGGCGGAAGTCGTCGCCGAACTGCGTCAGAAGCTCTCCGACAGCATGGTCCGCGACACCGCGATGCTCGAAGAGCGCAGCCGTCTGCTCGCCACGCTCGAAACGCTGCTCGACGCCGTGAATCACGCGTCGACCGAACAGCGCACGGCCGTCGATGCGCTCGTCGCGACGTCGGCGGGACTGCTCGAGCGGGTGGGCACGCAGTTCAACGACAAGGTCGAAACTGAAACCCGCAAGCTCGGCGACGTCGCTGCGCAGGTGGCAGGCAGCGCCGTCGAAGTGGCGAGCCTCGGCGAAGCGTTCGGCATGGGCGTGCGGTTGTTCGGCGAATCGAACGACAAGCTGATGGCGCATCTGCACCGTATCGAAGCGGCACTCGACAAGTCACTGCTGCGTAGCGACGAACAGCTTGCGTACTACGTCGCGCAGGCGCGGGAAGTGATCGACCTGAGCATGCTGTCGCAGAAGCAGATCGTCGAAGACCTGCAACAGCTGGCGGGTCAGCGCGCATCTGCTGGAGCCGACGCGGCATGA
- a CDS encoding OmpA family protein yields the protein MNDDIDGGVEPTTPIWAAFSDLMSVLLGAFVLILVGVIGVQLELSARLDDAVKQRQMEAQRRKTLEQALAGPLAAGRVTLVNGRIGISGNVLFALNSDQLQPQGRDLLKSLAGPLSAYLRSHDEILMVSGFADDQQVRSSNRRFADNWELSAQRALTVTRSFIDAGVPASSVFAAAFGSEQPVSSNADSEGRAKNRRVEIAAVPRPASSGGGNRE from the coding sequence ATGAACGACGATATCGACGGTGGCGTCGAGCCGACGACGCCCATCTGGGCCGCGTTCAGCGATCTGATGTCGGTGCTGCTGGGCGCGTTCGTGCTGATTCTGGTCGGCGTGATCGGCGTGCAGCTGGAACTGTCGGCGCGGCTCGACGACGCCGTCAAGCAGCGGCAGATGGAAGCGCAACGCCGCAAGACGCTGGAGCAGGCGCTGGCCGGGCCGCTCGCGGCCGGGCGCGTGACGCTGGTCAACGGGCGCATCGGCATCAGCGGCAACGTGTTGTTCGCGCTGAACTCCGACCAGTTGCAGCCGCAGGGGCGCGATCTGCTGAAGAGCCTGGCCGGGCCGTTGTCCGCGTACCTCCGCTCGCACGATGAAATCCTGATGGTCAGCGGCTTTGCCGACGATCAGCAGGTGCGGTCAAGCAACCGGCGCTTCGCGGACAACTGGGAGCTGTCGGCGCAGCGCGCGCTGACGGTGACACGTTCGTTCATCGATGCGGGCGTTCCTGCGTCGTCGGTGTTCGCGGCGGCGTTCGGCTCGGAGCAGCCGGTTAGCTCGAACGCGGATAGCGAAGGGCGAGCGAAGAACCGTCGCGTGGAAATTGCGGCGGTGCCGAGGCCCGCGTCATCGGGCGGCGGAAACCGTGAGTAA
- a CDS encoding DUF2894 domain-containing protein produces the protein MSNNVSASDAQTTLDAWREQGDDRVDPLRFHFIDALARRAAAHDGEARRILDARLLTLLESYAADLASRAPTVQAPECVAVPGKPERGPLAELVDYIASHPQADDERVALSAAVRSELKALDYFRETWSKVSAEKQVRVSLEQVPGNAGPLNSSSLVHRSLSLMRELSPGYLQQFLAYVDALSWMEQITGGALPVKDAPRAASAKKGARGKSR, from the coding sequence GTGAGTAACAACGTAAGCGCGAGCGACGCGCAGACCACGCTCGACGCCTGGCGCGAGCAGGGCGACGACCGGGTCGATCCACTGCGTTTTCATTTCATCGACGCGCTGGCGCGGCGGGCAGCCGCTCACGATGGCGAAGCGCGCCGCATTCTCGATGCGCGTCTGTTGACCTTGCTCGAATCCTATGCCGCCGATCTCGCCAGCCGTGCGCCAACGGTGCAAGCGCCCGAGTGCGTCGCTGTGCCAGGTAAGCCCGAGCGCGGACCGCTCGCGGAACTGGTCGATTACATCGCGAGCCACCCGCAGGCGGACGACGAGCGCGTCGCCCTCAGTGCCGCCGTTCGCTCCGAATTGAAGGCGCTCGATTACTTCCGCGAAACGTGGTCCAAAGTCAGTGCCGAGAAACAGGTGCGCGTATCGCTCGAACAGGTGCCGGGCAATGCCGGGCCGCTCAATTCGAGCAGCCTCGTGCATCGCTCGCTGTCGCTGATGCGCGAGTTGTCGCCGGGGTATCTGCAGCAGTTCCTGGCGTACGTCGATGCGCTGTCGTGGATGGAGCAGATCACGGGCGGCGCGTTGCCCGTCAAGGACGCGCCGCGCGCCGCGAGCGCGAAGAAGGGCGCACGGGGCAAGTCGCGCTAG